A single window of Polaribacter sp. SA4-10 DNA harbors:
- a CDS encoding T9SS type A sorting domain-containing protein, translated as MFYANLTSDNGITIHEGLLQPYEKKTYTFNTAWSPIDPTALSFAEDAIVVTTGDVTFSNSNTYFDTLTIDPGASVTVAAGAMISANSATTLNSTSSSFSSLIVKGSINGTVNYNRYTALIGSAEGGTNDLISSPVVGQVFGAFATANTNLAASGNLRAFAPYNTSAGAYQNYDTANNAATVLDSGIGYRAATTDGSTLKFTGTVSTADVNVSISDDSAGNAWNLIGNPYPSYIDFNSFFTDNKGQFNTDGEYQAVYGYNGDGTSNGWTVWNSATIADPAITELIAPGQAFFVKAKTTGGSVTFTTAMQTTGNADDFINGKQTNLEVALCKVRLSSGTKSATTDIYFIEGTTRGLDIGYDAATYSQSSSGFSIFSNLVADNSGSAMAIQSLDYADFNDVVVPLGIHAKLAALTISIDALATTLPADINVYLEDRVTNTFTLLTNKEYTFTPSADLEGAGRFYLHYTAKALDIENNNFNYIQIYTTISPREIMIKGSLNSDATAVLYDVNGRLVLSQKLKQTSTTHRIDASRLSVGLYLIKVSNDQEVKTQKLFIQ; from the coding sequence GTGTTTTACGCCAATTTAACAAGTGACAATGGTATTACAATTCATGAAGGGTTACTACAGCCCTATGAAAAAAAAACCTATACTTTTAACACTGCTTGGTCACCAATCGACCCTACTGCTCTTTCCTTTGCAGAAGATGCCATTGTTGTAACTACAGGAGATGTTACCTTTTCTAATAGCAATACTTACTTCGATACTTTAACGATTGACCCTGGGGCTTCTGTAACAGTAGCTGCCGGTGCTATGATATCTGCTAATAGTGCTACCACATTAAATTCAACATCGAGTTCCTTCTCAAGTCTAATTGTTAAGGGCTCCATTAATGGTACGGTAAACTATAACCGCTACACTGCATTAATTGGCTCAGCAGAGGGCGGTACAAACGATTTAATTTCATCGCCAGTTGTAGGTCAAGTTTTTGGAGCTTTTGCCACTGCAAATACAAATTTAGCAGCTTCCGGCAACTTAAGAGCTTTTGCACCTTATAATACAAGTGCTGGAGCTTATCAAAATTATGATACTGCTAACAATGCAGCAACAGTATTAGATTCAGGTATAGGATATAGAGCAGCCACCACAGACGGCAGCACTTTAAAATTTACGGGAACCGTAAGTACAGCTGATGTAAATGTATCCATTTCAGATGACAGTGCAGGAAATGCATGGAACCTTATAGGAAATCCATATCCTTCCTACATTGATTTTAACAGTTTCTTTACTGATAATAAGGGTCAATTTAACACTGACGGTGAATACCAAGCCGTATATGGTTATAATGGTGACGGTACCTCAAATGGTTGGACGGTCTGGAACTCAGCCACCATAGCAGATCCCGCGATTACAGAATTAATAGCACCAGGGCAAGCCTTTTTTGTAAAGGCTAAAACAACAGGAGGTAGTGTTACATTTACAACCGCCATGCAAACCACAGGGAATGCAGATGATTTTATTAATGGAAAGCAAACAAATTTGGAGGTTGCTTTATGTAAGGTTCGTTTAAGCAGTGGAACTAAATCAGCAACTACCGATATTTATTTTATAGAAGGCACCACTAGAGGTTTAGACATCGGTTATGATGCCGCTACGTATTCTCAGAGTTCTTCTGGTTTTTCAATATTCTCTAATCTGGTGGCTGACAATTCAGGCTCAGCAATGGCCATACAAAGTTTAGACTATGCAGATTTTAATGATGTGGTTGTGCCTTTAGGTATACATGCAAAATTAGCAGCGTTAACTATTAGTATAGATGCGCTTGCTACCACTTTACCCGCAGATATAAATGTGTATTTAGAAGATCGAGTAACAAACACTTTTACCTTGTTAACTAACAAAGAGTACACGTTTACACCTTCGGCAGATTTAGAAGGAGCAGGACGCTTCTACCTACATTATACCGCTAAAGCTTTAGACATAGAAAACAATAACTTTAATTATATACAGATTTATACTACTATTTCTCCAAGAGAAATCATGATTAAAGGAAGCTTAAACTCAGATGCTACCGCCGTTTTATATGATGTAAATGGCCGTTTAGTATTAAGCCAGAAACTAAAACAGACAAGTACTACGCATCGCATAGATGCATCAAGACTTAGTGTTGGTTTGTATCTTATAAAGGTATCTAATGATCAGGAAGTGAAGACTCAAAAATTATTTATTCAATAG
- a CDS encoding cadherin-like beta sandwich domain-containing protein: MKFILLKKSFKRLICVGIIFFLSVVSAQAQTGLVGYWNFDEGTGTTVTDISGNGFDGVFNVDNGSLTWGTSSAFMGAGNALNFQGSYVQVTDNALFNDLQVNMTIEAWYYQTDNLNNTIISRQSYNDFIFQGNGTDANVPSVISLYSPDSDGWSKSSTDLPLNVWVHVAVTWNGATKTLKIYQNGALTDEKVLLNSKEFKGGDLLIGAQNGGNLMNGKLDEIRLWRVVRTTAEISENYNKTIAIADEVSMVGLDNLANTAGAYTQVFESGIIEYTIPDVNNARSSITVTPTKSDTNATIQVRVNAGSYADVDSGTESDPLALIVGANTVDVKVTAPDGITLRIYTITVTREIAYPSYVVSGAGTAAVNGVYTYVGKNSYGFGVWQYGFYYLSSDTYDAWIGDSAENNYSYQYQASAYNEPDPLKWSMSSFYGSSPNPVIELAGSKVTYASSTFIENSANNGAVTATTTITHNNYESAAFTGTDGEDFVTSGKAVVTGVPSGLTAVIARDNNLQLTFSLTGNASAHTNTNDISNLTIIFQDAAFSDSDAPNTTNFSANLSINFVEVLNVGSSETYTTIQSAVNAAGNGDVLLLAAETFTEQNIAIANKSLTIIGVSPASTIVQAHAVAGSATDRVFNITNDTYAVTNFHSFERLTIKHGNSANKGGGLYAVHTTLRLKDCAIETNTTTHPGPIIYDLGGGGVHAEKSNLISENCTFYNNHYASIDNPYGSGGGAIAFIPDVQNGSESFMDITNCTFSDNVSDTFGGAIFNTPTDTKSIRITNSTFAGNSAKQGGALSEMGWGYNFQPTYITNCLFYGNTASSDGSTLHTQYTTSWEVTNCLIESTTDGGQLNGVYNADCIVGVDPLLGTLTDNGGFTKTYSIGAGSPAINSGTTTSLPLDQRGFSIVGTRDIGAYEYGGTVPSTTSNNADLSALTTTAGAITPVFASETTSYTASVSNATTSITVTPTQSDANATISVNGTTVVSGAVSGDLALVVGSNTITTVVTAQDASTKTYTLTVTREKLDTTITNFNDVTKFYFDGSYTITAPTSDSPVEFIYTSGNTAVATIDGTTVTIIGAGNSTITATQAGNVNYNSGSITSVLTITAVSVLSKNGEISTTNPNYVNKNGGIGKDIALSRNGAILAVKTPAFIGEIRDGGVVFWLDPSDNTHGLVCAFEDYESIVVWGCSDTDLQNVINVPASSDPLGLGAEIGDGESNTSNILIDCPTAPAALAARSLGADWFLPSINAIKEMYVNREILEDVIGFTTFGNKTYWSSTEVKTGEAWFLNFFSGIKYNIGKTNATHIRAVRAF; the protein is encoded by the coding sequence ATGAAGTTTATTTTATTAAAAAAGTCCTTTAAAAGACTTATTTGTGTTGGTATTATTTTCTTTTTGAGTGTCGTTTCTGCGCAAGCGCAAACAGGGCTTGTTGGTTATTGGAATTTTGACGAAGGAACTGGAACAACTGTTACTGATATCAGTGGGAATGGTTTTGACGGCGTCTTTAATGTTGATAATGGTTCGCTAACTTGGGGTACTTCTAGCGCTTTCATGGGAGCAGGAAATGCTTTAAACTTTCAAGGTTCTTACGTACAAGTAACAGATAATGCTCTTTTTAATGACTTGCAAGTCAATATGACAATAGAAGCGTGGTATTACCAAACTGATAATTTAAATAACACTATAATCTCTAGACAGAGCTATAATGACTTTATTTTTCAAGGAAATGGAACTGATGCTAATGTACCTTCTGTAATTAGTTTATATAGTCCTGACAGTGATGGGTGGTCGAAAAGTAGTACTGACCTACCGTTAAATGTATGGGTTCATGTTGCAGTGACCTGGAATGGGGCTACTAAAACCTTAAAAATTTATCAAAATGGTGCATTAACGGATGAGAAAGTTCTCTTAAATAGTAAAGAATTTAAGGGAGGTGATTTACTTATTGGAGCTCAGAATGGAGGAAATTTGATGAATGGTAAATTGGATGAAATAAGGCTGTGGAGAGTGGTGCGGACTACTGCTGAAATTTCAGAAAACTATAATAAAACAATTGCAATTGCAGATGAGGTCTCAATGGTAGGTTTAGATAACTTAGCGAACACAGCAGGAGCTTATACTCAAGTTTTTGAATCTGGCATAATAGAATATACAATTCCCGATGTTAATAATGCAAGATCAAGCATAACGGTCACCCCAACAAAATCAGATACGAATGCAACAATACAAGTACGGGTAAATGCGGGAAGTTATGCTGACGTAGATTCTGGTACTGAATCAGACCCTTTGGCATTAATTGTGGGTGCAAACACGGTAGATGTAAAAGTTACAGCTCCAGACGGTATAACCCTAAGAATTTATACTATAACGGTCACTAGAGAAATTGCTTATCCTTCCTATGTAGTTTCTGGAGCAGGTACGGCCGCAGTTAATGGTGTATACACTTATGTAGGAAAAAATAGTTATGGATTTGGTGTTTGGCAATATGGATTTTACTATTTATCAAGTGATACTTATGACGCTTGGATAGGTGACAGTGCTGAAAATAACTATTCTTATCAATATCAAGCCTCTGCTTACAATGAACCTGATCCACTTAAATGGAGTATGTCGTCTTTTTATGGCTCTAGTCCGAACCCTGTAATTGAATTAGCTGGCTCAAAAGTAACTTACGCTTCTTCTACATTCATCGAGAATAGTGCAAATAATGGTGCTGTTACTGCTACAACTACCATTACACATAACAATTACGAAAGCGCGGCATTTACAGGTACAGATGGTGAAGATTTTGTTACTTCTGGAAAGGCGGTAGTTACCGGAGTTCCATCAGGATTAACAGCGGTAATTGCAAGAGACAATAATCTACAACTTACTTTTTCCTTGACAGGAAATGCAAGTGCCCACACAAATACTAACGACATAAGTAATCTTACTATTATTTTTCAAGATGCTGCTTTTAGTGATAGTGACGCTCCAAATACCACTAATTTTAGTGCAAACCTTAGTATAAATTTTGTTGAGGTATTGAATGTAGGTAGTAGCGAAACCTATACTACGATTCAAAGTGCAGTTAATGCTGCTGGTAATGGAGATGTATTGCTATTAGCTGCAGAAACTTTTACAGAACAGAATATTGCTATTGCAAATAAATCACTTACAATTATTGGTGTGAGCCCTGCAAGTACGATAGTACAAGCACACGCTGTTGCAGGATCGGCAACAGACAGAGTTTTTAATATTACGAATGATACTTATGCTGTAACTAATTTTCATAGCTTCGAAAGATTAACGATTAAACACGGAAATTCCGCCAATAAAGGGGGAGGACTGTACGCCGTGCATACAACGCTAAGGTTAAAAGATTGTGCCATAGAAACGAATACTACCACACATCCTGGTCCAATTATCTATGATTTAGGTGGTGGCGGTGTTCACGCGGAAAAGTCAAATCTTATATCAGAAAATTGTACTTTTTATAACAACCATTATGCTTCTATTGACAATCCCTATGGTTCTGGTGGAGGAGCAATTGCGTTTATACCCGATGTTCAAAATGGTAGTGAAAGCTTTATGGATATTACTAATTGTACTTTTAGTGACAATGTTAGTGATACTTTTGGAGGTGCTATCTTCAATACACCAACGGATACAAAATCCATTAGAATTACCAATTCTACTTTTGCAGGAAATTCTGCTAAACAAGGTGGGGCTCTAAGTGAAATGGGCTGGGGTTATAACTTTCAGCCAACGTATATAACAAATTGTTTATTTTATGGCAATACTGCCTCTTCAGACGGTTCTACACTCCACACACAATATACAACCAGTTGGGAGGTCACTAACTGTTTAATCGAAAGTACTACTGACGGTGGTCAACTAAATGGCGTATATAATGCAGATTGTATTGTAGGAGTTGATCCATTATTAGGTACTTTAACAGATAACGGAGGCTTTACAAAAACGTATAGTATTGGCGCTGGGAGTCCAGCAATAAATAGTGGTACAACAACCAGTCTGCCTTTAGACCAAAGAGGGTTTTCAATTGTGGGTACCAGGGATATAGGAGCATACGAATATGGAGGTACGGTTCCTAGTACAACTTCAAATAACGCAGATTTAAGTGCTTTAACAACCACAGCAGGTGCAATTACTCCAGTTTTTGCATCAGAAACTACAAGCTATACAGCAAGTGTAAGCAATGCAACAACCAGTATTACGGTAACACCAACGCAATCAGATGCGAATGCAACCATTTCTGTAAACGGAACAACAGTAGTTTCTGGTGCTGTATCGGGTGATTTAGCCTTAGTTGTGGGCTCAAATACAATTACAACTGTAGTAACAGCACAAGATGCTTCTACAAAAACGTATACGCTCACGGTAACAAGAGAAAAACTAGACACAACCATTACTAATTTTAATGATGTTACAAAATTTTATTTTGATGGCTCTTATACTATAACGGCGCCAACTAGTGATAGTCCGGTTGAATTCATTTATACGAGTGGCAATACTGCAGTCGCTACAATTGATGGCACAACGGTAACTATTATAGGTGCAGGTAATAGTACAATTACTGCCACCCAAGCGGGGAATGTAAATTATAATAGCGGGAGTATAACGTCTGTCTTAACAATTACTGCTGTATCAGTTTTATCAAAAAACGGAGAGATTTCTACTACGAACCCTAATTATGTTAATAAAAATGGAGGAATTGGAAAAGACATTGCTTTAAGCCGAAATGGAGCGATACTGGCAGTAAAAACACCAGCTTTTATAGGAGAGATAAGAGATGGTGGTGTTGTATTTTGGTTAGATCCATCAGATAATACTCATGGCTTAGTATGTGCTTTCGAAGATTATGAAAGTATTGTTGTCTGGGGGTGTAGTGATACAGATTTACAAAACGTTATAAATGTTCCTGCTTCAAGTGATCCATTAGGTTTAGGTGCAGAAATAGGAGATGGTGAGAGTAATACTAGTAATATATTAATAGATTGCCCTACGGCACCTGCAGCCTTAGCAGCACGTTCACTAGGTGCTGATTGGTTTTTACCAAGTATAAATGCGATAAAAGAAATGTATGTAAATAGAGAGATTTTAGAGGATGTCATTGGGTTTACTACTTTTGGAAATAAGACCTACTGGTCTTCTACGGAGGTCAAAACTGGTGAAGCGTGGTTCCTCAATTTCTTCAGTGGTATTAAGTACAACATCGGTAAGACCAATGCGACCCATATTCGTGCAGTTCGAGCTTTTTAA
- a CDS encoding T9SS type A sorting domain-containing protein — translation MNFLKKSFLVVFVLVATQLVYSQEAITASGGEATGSGGSGSYSVGQVFYTTNTTNTGSVSQGVQQVFDFQSFSIPGLTGVNLTIIVYPNPTKDFVILKITDSTFNDLRYTLFDLNGKSIANDVITASSTQIQLKHLSIGTYLLKVSQQNESFKGFKIIKRQ, via the coding sequence ATGAATTTCTTAAAAAAAAGTTTCCTCGTAGTATTTGTATTAGTTGCTACTCAATTAGTATACTCACAAGAAGCAATTACGGCCTCAGGAGGTGAAGCCACGGGGTCTGGAGGCTCAGGTAGCTATTCCGTGGGCCAAGTATTTTATACAACCAACACAACTAACACTGGTTCTGTATCGCAAGGCGTACAGCAAGTGTTTGATTTTCAGTCATTCAGCATCCCAGGACTTACAGGCGTAAACTTAACAATAATCGTCTATCCAAATCCTACGAAAGATTTTGTTATACTTAAAATTACAGATAGTACTTTCAATGATTTACGATATACACTTTTTGATTTAAATGGTAAATCTATTGCAAACGATGTGATTACCGCATCTAGTACACAAATACAGTTGAAACATTTATCTATAGGAACTTATCTGCTAAAAGTAAGTCAACAAAATGAATCCTTTAAAGGCTTTAAAATTATTAAACGTCAATAA
- a CDS encoding DUF1566 domain-containing protein: protein GDVGAIGAQGIAGVDGIQGDVGAIGAQGIAGIDGIQGDVGAIGAQGIAGIDGVQGAAGAIGAQGIAGIDGIQGAAGAIGAQGIAGIDGVQGDVGAIGAQGIAGIDGVKGDVGAIGAQGIAGIDGIQGDVGAIGAQGIAGIDGVQGAAGAIGAKGIAGVDGIQGAAGSIGEQGIAGVDGIQGDVGAIGAQGIAGIDGIQGDVGAIGAQGIAGVDGVQGAAGAIGAQGIAGVDGIQGDVGAIGAQGITGIDGIQGAVGAIGAQGIAGIDGIQGAVGAIGAQGIAGVDGIQGAAGAIGAQGIAGIDGIQGAIGAQGIAGIDGIQGAVGAIGAQGITGIDGIQGAVGAIGAQGIAGVDGVQGDVGALGAQGIAGIDGVQGAAGAIGAQGIAGVDGIQGDVGAIGAQGIAGVDGIQGAAGAIGAQGIAGIDGIQGDIGAIGVQGIAGVDGIQGDVGATGAQGIAGIDGVKGDTGAKGSQGIAGIDGIQGDVGAIGAQGIAGVDGIQGAAGAIGLQGIAGTNGTVGADGIDGQGGITQQGSEISVTGIGTAGAPYIVSTRVYTIGLWPELGGYVFRVSADGRHGLVVETVDQSTSSNWYTAQNIISDPINHSIDGQKFMDWRLPTKYELNEMYLYRLLIGGFINSDYWGSTENDSNNAWIQNFILGIQGNDSKSNANYVRAVRAF from the coding sequence AGGGAGATGTCGGAGCAATAGGAGCACAAGGAATCGCAGGAGTTGATGGAATACAGGGAGATGTCGGAGCAATAGGAGCACAAGGAATCGCAGGAATAGATGGAATACAAGGAGATGTTGGAGCAATAGGAGCACAAGGAATCGCGGGAATTGATGGTGTTCAAGGAGCTGCTGGAGCAATAGGAGCACAAGGAATCGCAGGAATTGATGGAATACAAGGAGCTGCTGGAGCAATAGGAGCGCAAGGAATCGCGGGAATTGATGGTGTCCAAGGAGATGTCGGAGCAATAGGTGCGCAAGGAATTGCAGGAATAGATGGAGTTAAAGGAGATGTCGGTGCAATAGGTGCGCAAGGAATCGCAGGAATAGATGGAATACAAGGAGATGTCGGAGCAATAGGAGCACAAGGAATCGCGGGAATTGATGGTGTTCAAGGAGCTGCTGGAGCAATAGGAGCAAAAGGAATTGCAGGAGTTGATGGAATACAAGGAGCTGCTGGATCAATAGGAGAACAAGGAATTGCAGGAGTTGATGGAATACAGGGAGATGTCGGAGCAATAGGAGCACAAGGAATCGCAGGAATTGATGGAATCCAAGGAGATGTTGGAGCAATAGGAGCACAAGGAATTGCAGGAGTTGATGGTGTTCAAGGAGCTGCTGGAGCAATAGGAGCACAAGGAATCGCAGGAGTTGATGGAATCCAAGGAGATGTTGGAGCAATAGGAGCACAAGGAATTACAGGAATAGATGGGATTCAAGGAGCTGTTGGAGCAATAGGAGCGCAAGGAATTGCAGGAATAGATGGGATTCAAGGAGCTGTTGGAGCAATAGGTGCCCAAGGAATTGCAGGAGTTGATGGAATACAAGGAGCTGCTGGAGCAATAGGAGCCCAAGGAATTGCAGGAATTGATGGAATACAAGGAGCAATAGGAGCACAAGGAATTGCAGGAATTGATGGAATACAAGGAGCTGTTGGAGCAATAGGAGCACAAGGAATTACAGGAATAGATGGGATTCAAGGAGCTGTTGGAGCAATAGGTGCCCAAGGAATTGCAGGAGTTGATGGTGTCCAAGGAGATGTTGGAGCTCTAGGAGCACAAGGAATTGCAGGAATTGATGGTGTTCAAGGAGCTGCTGGAGCAATAGGAGCCCAAGGAATTGCAGGAGTTGATGGAATACAGGGAGATGTCGGAGCAATAGGAGCACAAGGAATCGCAGGAGTTGATGGAATCCAAGGAGCTGCTGGAGCAATAGGAGCACAAGGAATCGCAGGAATTGATGGAATACAAGGAGATATTGGAGCAATAGGAGTGCAAGGAATCGCAGGAGTTGATGGAATACAGGGAGATGTCGGAGCAACAGGAGCACAAGGAATAGCTGGTATTGATGGAGTTAAAGGAGATACTGGGGCAAAAGGATCCCAAGGAATCGCGGGAATTGATGGAATACAAGGAGATGTTGGAGCAATAGGAGCACAAGGAATTGCAGGAGTTGATGGGATTCAAGGAGCTGCTGGAGCAATAGGACTTCAAGGAATCGCTGGAACTAATGGAACAGTTGGAGCGGATGGTATAGATGGGCAAGGTGGTATTACGCAACAAGGATCGGAAATTTCAGTAACTGGAATAGGTACAGCTGGTGCCCCATACATTGTTAGCACAAGGGTTTATACAATTGGCTTATGGCCTGAACTAGGTGGATATGTTTTTAGAGTATCAGCAGATGGAAGACATGGCTTAGTTGTTGAAACAGTTGATCAATCAACTTCTAGTAATTGGTATACAGCTCAAAATATAATTAGCGATCCAATAAACCATAGTATAGATGGACAAAAATTTATGGATTGGAGGTTGCCAACAAAATACGAATTAAATGAAATGTATTTATATCGTTTATTAATTGGTGGTTTTATTAATAGTGACTACTGGGGTTCTACGGAGAATGATAGCAATAACGCGTGGATCCAGAATTTCATCCTTGGTATTCAGGGCAACGACAGTAAGAGCAACGCAAACTATGTGCGTGCAGTTCGGGCTTTTTAA
- a CDS encoding M3 family metallopeptidase, producing MNPLLQDFNTAPFSKISNTDYKPAIKKAIKIAKVEIEEIVNNSEKPSFENTTVALDFTGEKLDRITSIFFNLNSAETNDEIQKIAQEVSPWLSEFRNDITLNEALFKRVKSVFDIRETLDLNPEQKMLLDKQYKGFARNGANLKEEDKNKLRKIDTELSKLSLKFGENVLAETNAFELHITAEKDLSGLPESVIEAAKEVANSKEKEGWVFTLDYPSYIPFLTYADNRELRKKLAIAAGKKGFQKNEFNNEQIVLEIVNLRHQRANLLGYTTHAHFVLEERMAETPENVIEFSNELLAKAKPAAKKEFEELENYAKKLDGIDQLQKWDGAYYSEKLKKEIFDLDQELLKPYFKLENVIDGVFEISSRLYDLKFEEVFTIDKYHEDVKTYNVTDTNGNFIAVFYADFHPRKGKRNGAWMTSYKSQQIKNGVNERPQVSIVCNFTKPTETKPSLLTFNEVTTLFHEFGHALHGMLANTTYKSLSGTSVYWDFVELPSQVLENWCYEKEALALFAKHYETGEVIPMKYVEKIKESASFHEGMQTLRQLSFGLLDMQWHGQDPTKISAVKEFENEAFAETRLYPDVAENSMSTAFSHIFQGGYSAGYYSYKWAEVLDADAFEYFLEEGIFNKEVATKFKENVLSKGGTEKPMELYKRFRGKEPKPDALLKRAGLI from the coding sequence ATGAATCCACTTTTACAAGATTTTAACACGGCACCTTTTTCTAAAATTTCTAATACTGATTACAAACCAGCAATTAAAAAAGCAATTAAAATTGCAAAAGTTGAAATTGAAGAAATTGTAAATAATTCTGAAAAACCAAGTTTTGAAAACACAACAGTTGCGTTAGATTTTACGGGTGAAAAATTAGATAGAATTACAAGTATATTTTTCAATTTAAATTCTGCAGAAACAAATGACGAAATTCAAAAGATTGCTCAAGAAGTTTCTCCTTGGTTAAGTGAATTTAGAAATGATATTACTTTAAATGAAGCCTTGTTTAAAAGAGTGAAATCGGTTTTTGATATTAGAGAAACCTTAGATTTAAACCCTGAGCAAAAAATGCTTTTAGATAAGCAATACAAAGGTTTTGCTAGAAATGGTGCTAATTTAAAGGAAGAGGATAAAAATAAGTTACGTAAAATTGATACAGAGCTTTCTAAATTATCACTAAAATTTGGAGAAAATGTTTTAGCAGAAACCAATGCTTTTGAGCTTCATATAACAGCAGAAAAAGACTTGTCTGGTTTGCCAGAAAGTGTAATAGAAGCAGCTAAAGAAGTTGCAAATTCTAAAGAAAAAGAAGGGTGGGTTTTTACATTAGATTACCCAAGTTACATTCCTTTTTTAACGTATGCAGACAATAGAGAGTTAAGAAAAAAACTTGCAATTGCAGCCGGTAAAAAAGGCTTTCAAAAAAATGAATTTAATAATGAGCAAATTGTTTTAGAGATTGTAAACCTTCGCCACCAAAGAGCAAATTTATTAGGCTATACAACACATGCACATTTTGTTTTAGAAGAGAGAATGGCAGAAACGCCAGAGAACGTAATTGAGTTTTCTAATGAGTTGTTAGCAAAAGCAAAACCAGCAGCAAAAAAAGAATTTGAAGAATTAGAAAATTATGCAAAAAAACTTGATGGTATTGACCAATTACAAAAATGGGATGGAGCCTATTATTCAGAAAAACTAAAGAAAGAAATTTTTGATTTAGATCAAGAATTATTAAAACCCTATTTTAAGTTAGAAAATGTAATTGATGGTGTTTTTGAAATTTCAAGTAGATTATATGATTTAAAATTTGAAGAAGTTTTTACTATCGACAAATACCACGAAGATGTAAAAACCTATAATGTAACGGATACAAACGGAAATTTTATTGCTGTTTTTTACGCAGATTTTCATCCAAGGAAAGGAAAAAGAAACGGTGCGTGGATGACTTCTTATAAGTCTCAACAAATTAAAAACGGCGTAAATGAGCGCCCACAAGTTTCAATTGTATGTAATTTTACAAAACCAACGGAAACAAAACCTTCGCTTTTAACATTTAATGAAGTTACTACCTTGTTTCATGAGTTTGGGCATGCGTTGCATGGTATGTTGGCAAATACAACCTATAAAAGTCTTTCCGGAACTTCTGTTTATTGGGATTTTGTTGAATTACCAAGTCAGGTTTTAGAAAATTGGTGTTATGAAAAAGAGGCCTTAGCGTTGTTTGCAAAACATTATGAAACGGGTGAAGTTATTCCGATGAAATATGTAGAAAAAATTAAAGAATCTGCAAGTTTTCATGAAGGAATGCAAACGTTAAGACAACTTAGTTTTGGTTTATTAGATATGCAATGGCACGGACAGGATCCAACAAAAATTAGCGCTGTAAAAGAGTTTGAAAATGAAGCTTTTGCTGAAACTAGATTATACCCTGATGTAGCAGAAAACTCTATGAGTACGGCTTTTTCTCATATTTTTCAAGGAGGATATTCTGCAGGATATTATTCATACAAATGGGCAGAAGTTTTAGATGCAGATGCTTTTGAATACTTTTTAGAAGAAGGAATTTTTAACAAAGAAGTAGCAACAAAATTTAAAGAAAACGTGTTGTCTAAAGGAGGTACAGAGAAACCAATGGAATTATACAAACGTTTTAGAGGAAAAGAACCAAAACCAGATGCATTGTTAAAACGTGCAGGGTTAATTTAA